In Micromonospora purpureochromogenes, a single window of DNA contains:
- a CDS encoding phage tail protein — MRAEEIWGLLPAALRSEDEAAGGVLRALVEVMAEQAALLGADVDQLSDDWFVETCAEWVVPYLGELVGTGRLHPLPDAAAFSDRARVADTIRFRRRKGTAAALEELTRANTGWSTAAVEFFERLVITQHVNHPKTAPATAAIRDAGPLELVGGPFEPVCRTVDVRAMGAGQGRPNIPNIGMYVWPLPSYRLDRATAAPAADPPDGRWWIEPVGMGRQLTGPTVTEPDIDHRADEANVPGPLRRRPLRDELAALASAAPPAPEELRWFREDDPSFVVWIQPTAADELRAVPLEHLRICDLTGWELPTGSLVRVDPVLGRVTVAAGRPVHRLALSWWYAFSADVGAGPYPRRGDLGAADGPVDWQLGVSATEPPRAGEVVASLGEAVTAWHDWQAAHPGTAGRIVLLDSHRYAETVAVRIGQGSRLTLLAARWPRPPDRPRRQTDLDPVGVRPCLLGGLSVTGAGAGDRPGELVVDGLLVAGPVAVVAPSAGGPGLGRLELRHCTVGPGATGLTVAAGNERVEVALHRCVTGSLAVGDGPLTVTDTLVHGGIGAADAEVELAGVTVLGATGARVLTATDCLLDGVVTVARRQQGYVRFSYLRPGSVTPRRYRCQPDLAVQAHPGDPDVATRVGPAFASTRYGDATYGRLAETAAAELRTGAESGAEMGAFRRALTPQRLNNLALALREYLPLGRVASPLPVLPTGGTRP; from the coding sequence GTGAGGGCCGAGGAGATCTGGGGGCTGCTGCCCGCCGCGCTGCGCAGCGAGGACGAGGCCGCCGGGGGCGTGCTGCGCGCCCTGGTCGAGGTGATGGCCGAGCAGGCCGCCCTGCTCGGCGCCGACGTCGACCAGCTCTCCGACGACTGGTTCGTGGAGACCTGCGCCGAGTGGGTGGTGCCCTACCTGGGCGAGCTGGTGGGCACGGGCCGGCTGCACCCGCTGCCCGACGCGGCCGCCTTCTCCGACCGGGCCCGGGTGGCCGACACCATCCGGTTCCGGCGCCGCAAGGGCACCGCCGCCGCGCTGGAGGAGCTGACCCGGGCGAATACCGGCTGGAGCACCGCCGCCGTCGAGTTCTTCGAGCGGCTGGTGATCACCCAGCACGTCAACCACCCGAAGACCGCGCCGGCCACCGCGGCGATCCGGGACGCCGGGCCGCTGGAACTGGTCGGCGGGCCGTTCGAACCGGTCTGCCGCACGGTCGACGTGCGGGCGATGGGCGCCGGCCAGGGCCGGCCGAACATCCCCAACATCGGCATGTACGTGTGGCCACTGCCGTCGTACCGGCTGGACCGGGCCACCGCCGCCCCGGCGGCCGACCCGCCGGACGGCCGGTGGTGGATCGAGCCGGTCGGGATGGGCCGGCAGCTGACCGGGCCGACCGTGACCGAGCCGGACATCGACCACCGCGCCGACGAGGCGAACGTGCCGGGCCCGTTGCGCCGCCGGCCGCTGCGCGACGAGCTGGCCGCGCTGGCCTCCGCCGCGCCGCCCGCCCCGGAGGAGCTGCGCTGGTTCCGCGAGGACGACCCCTCCTTCGTGGTGTGGATCCAGCCGACCGCGGCGGACGAGTTGCGCGCCGTACCCCTGGAACACCTGCGGATCTGCGACCTGACCGGGTGGGAGCTGCCCACCGGCAGCCTGGTCCGGGTCGACCCGGTGCTCGGCCGGGTCACCGTCGCCGCCGGGCGGCCGGTGCACCGCCTGGCGCTCTCCTGGTGGTACGCGTTCAGCGCCGACGTCGGCGCCGGCCCGTACCCCCGCCGGGGTGACCTCGGTGCGGCCGACGGCCCGGTGGACTGGCAGCTCGGGGTGAGCGCGACGGAGCCGCCCCGCGCGGGCGAGGTGGTCGCCTCGCTCGGCGAGGCGGTCACCGCCTGGCACGACTGGCAGGCGGCCCATCCCGGCACCGCCGGCCGAATCGTGCTGCTGGACAGCCACCGCTACGCCGAGACGGTCGCGGTGCGCATCGGGCAGGGCAGCCGGCTCACCCTGCTGGCCGCCCGGTGGCCCCGGCCGCCGGACCGGCCCCGCCGGCAGACCGACCTGGACCCGGTCGGCGTACGACCCTGCCTGCTGGGCGGCCTGTCGGTCACCGGCGCCGGCGCGGGGGACCGCCCCGGCGAGCTGGTCGTCGACGGCCTGCTGGTGGCCGGCCCGGTGGCGGTGGTCGCGCCGTCCGCCGGCGGCCCGGGGCTGGGACGGCTTGAGCTGCGGCACTGCACCGTCGGGCCCGGCGCGACCGGGCTGACCGTGGCGGCCGGCAACGAGCGGGTCGAGGTGGCGCTGCACCGGTGCGTCACCGGGTCGCTGGCCGTCGGCGACGGTCCGCTCACCGTCACCGACACCCTGGTGCACGGCGGGATCGGCGCCGCGGACGCGGAGGTCGAGCTGGCCGGCGTGACCGTGCTCGGCGCGACCGGCGCGCGGGTGCTGACCGCCACGGACTGCCTGCTCGACGGCGTGGTCACGGTGGCCCGCCGGCAGCAGGGGTACGTGCGGTTCAGCTACCTGCGGCCCGGTTCGGTCACCCCGCGCCGCTACCGCTGCCAGCCGGACCTGGCCGTGCAGGCGCACCCCGGCGACCCGGACGTGGCCACCCGCGTCGGGCCGGCCTTCGCCAGCACCCGGTACGGGGACGCGACGTACGGCCGGCTCGCCGAGACCGCCGCCGCCGAGCTGCGCACCGGCGCGGAGTCCGGTGCCGAGATGGGCGCGTTCCGACGCGCGCTCACCCCGCAACGCCTCAACAACCTGGCCCTCGCCCTGCGGGAGTACCTGCCGCTGGGGCGGGTGGCATCTCCCTTGCCCGTGCTGCCGACCGGAGGAACCAGACCATGA
- a CDS encoding putative baseplate assembly protein has protein sequence MTTRAGRGPNPPGRGSVNYRLGRQADFAADMLARLGARPELAGLTTREVDDPAVALLHAWATTLDVLAFYQERIANEGFLGTAGERGSVLMLARAIGYELRPGVAATTWLSFTVTATPGAPDGVPIPAGSQAQSVPGPGELPQVFETVEPLVARPELNAVGLRVTEPRPPRPGDETLTLAGADTVLPAGSVLLVLGPDWFDVRRVRAATAVLPAPQAGGDGRQVVPAYTVVTLDAPLAAQVLPVELRPRVTGVQVHLLAQRAALFGFNAQPWSALPVALRVGELNPGTSNQVLPGAYAACKDSWADAPLAAADRDLHLDQSYPAILAGSWVVLETAGAAQVRWVSAVAEVPVADFGIAARSTRITVTGGDSNTFSRRSTTVLGDSRQLAVAPRPETAPLAKVATLELARPTPGLEPGRRLVLTGVDPTGAAVSEVVTVLRVRGSSTVDLDSTIAHAYRRDSVRLLGNVAKATHGESRAEVLGGGDARQAFQRFTLRHAPLTHVPAATASGARTTLAVWVDGVRWQEVPALLGQAPTARVYTVRRADDGTVTVTFGDGRTGARLPTGQDNVVATYRSGIGRSADLAAGRLTIPLSRPLGLMEVTNPVPAAGADDPENVDRARRNAPLAVRTLGRVVSLDDHADFARAFAGVGKARADLVWDGERQIVLLTVAGPDGAAIPDGAQLRTDLLRALDAARQPAVPVRILGHRRRRVAVTARLLVAPGHRFVAVAAAARAALVAGLSFDARDYAQPVRASEVQALLHRVSGVAGVVLELLHDAELPPGLADVIVAAPARRAGDLLLPADLLTADAGDVTLLEAS, from the coding sequence GTGACGACACGAGCGGGCCGTGGGCCCAACCCGCCCGGCCGGGGCAGCGTGAACTACCGGCTGGGCCGGCAGGCGGACTTCGCCGCCGACATGCTCGCCCGGCTCGGCGCCCGCCCCGAGCTGGCCGGGCTGACCACCCGCGAGGTCGACGACCCGGCCGTGGCCCTGCTGCACGCCTGGGCGACCACCCTGGACGTGCTCGCCTTCTATCAGGAGCGGATCGCCAACGAGGGCTTCCTCGGCACCGCCGGCGAGCGCGGCTCGGTGCTGATGCTGGCCCGGGCCATCGGGTACGAGCTGCGGCCCGGTGTCGCCGCGACGACCTGGTTGTCGTTCACCGTCACCGCCACCCCCGGCGCGCCGGACGGGGTGCCGATCCCGGCGGGCAGCCAGGCGCAGAGCGTGCCCGGCCCCGGCGAGCTGCCGCAGGTGTTCGAGACCGTCGAGCCGCTGGTCGCCCGGCCGGAGCTCAACGCGGTGGGGCTGCGGGTCACCGAGCCCCGGCCGCCCCGCCCGGGCGACGAGACGCTGACGCTGGCCGGCGCCGACACCGTCCTGCCGGCCGGCAGCGTGCTGCTGGTGCTCGGCCCCGACTGGTTCGACGTGCGGCGGGTCCGGGCCGCCACGGCCGTGCTGCCCGCGCCGCAGGCCGGCGGGGACGGCCGGCAGGTGGTGCCCGCGTACACGGTGGTGACGCTGGACGCGCCGCTGGCCGCGCAGGTCCTCCCGGTCGAGCTGCGGCCCCGGGTCACCGGGGTGCAGGTGCACCTGCTCGCGCAGCGGGCCGCCCTGTTCGGCTTCAACGCCCAGCCGTGGTCGGCGCTGCCGGTGGCGCTGCGGGTCGGCGAGCTGAACCCGGGCACCAGCAACCAGGTGCTGCCCGGCGCGTACGCCGCCTGCAAGGACAGCTGGGCGGACGCCCCGCTCGCCGCCGCGGACCGCGACCTGCACCTGGACCAGTCGTACCCGGCGATCCTGGCCGGCTCCTGGGTGGTGCTGGAGACCGCCGGGGCGGCGCAGGTGCGCTGGGTGAGCGCGGTGGCCGAGGTGCCGGTGGCGGACTTCGGCATTGCCGCCCGGAGCACCCGGATCACCGTCACGGGCGGCGACTCGAACACGTTCTCCCGGCGGAGCACCACTGTGCTCGGCGACAGCCGGCAACTCGCCGTGGCCCCGCGACCGGAGACCGCCCCGCTGGCGAAGGTGGCCACCCTGGAGCTGGCCCGCCCGACGCCCGGCCTGGAACCCGGCCGCCGGCTGGTGCTCACCGGCGTCGACCCGACCGGCGCGGCGGTCTCCGAGGTGGTCACCGTGCTCCGGGTCCGCGGTTCGTCCACCGTGGACCTCGACAGCACCATCGCCCACGCCTACCGGCGGGACAGCGTCCGGCTGCTCGGCAACGTGGCGAAGGCGACGCACGGCGAGAGCCGGGCCGAGGTGCTCGGCGGCGGCGACGCCCGGCAGGCGTTTCAGCGGTTCACCCTCCGGCACGCGCCTCTGACCCACGTACCCGCCGCCACCGCCAGCGGGGCGCGCACCACCCTGGCCGTCTGGGTGGACGGGGTCCGCTGGCAGGAGGTCCCCGCGCTGCTCGGCCAGGCTCCCACCGCCCGGGTCTACACCGTCCGCCGGGCCGACGACGGCACCGTCACCGTCACCTTCGGCGACGGCCGCACCGGCGCCCGGCTGCCCACCGGGCAGGACAACGTGGTGGCCACCTACCGGTCCGGCATCGGCCGGTCGGCCGACCTGGCGGCGGGACGGCTGACCATCCCGCTGTCCCGCCCGCTGGGCCTGATGGAGGTCACCAACCCGGTCCCGGCGGCCGGCGCCGACGACCCGGAGAACGTGGACCGGGCGCGGCGCAACGCGCCGCTGGCGGTGCGTACCCTCGGCCGGGTCGTCTCCCTCGACGACCACGCCGACTTCGCGCGGGCCTTCGCCGGCGTCGGGAAGGCCCGCGCCGACCTGGTCTGGGACGGCGAGCGGCAGATCGTCCTGCTCACCGTCGCCGGGCCGGACGGCGCCGCGATCCCGGACGGCGCGCAACTGCGCACGGACCTGCTCCGCGCGCTGGACGCCGCCCGGCAACCCGCCGTGCCGGTCCGGATCCTCGGCCACCGCCGGCGCCGGGTCGCGGTGACCGCCCGGCTGCTGGTCGCCCCCGGGCACCGCTTCGTCGCGGTCGCCGCCGCGGCCCGCGCGGCCCTGGTCGCCGGCCTCTCCTTCGACGCCCGGGACTACGCCCAACCGGTACGCGCCAGCGAGGTGCAGGCCCTGCTGCACCGGGTGTCCGGGGTGGCCGGCGTGGTGCTGGAACTCCTGCACGACGCGGAGCTGCCCCCGGGCCTGGCGGACGTGATCGTGGCCGCGCCGGCCCGCCGCGCCGGCGACCTGCTGCTCCCCGCCGACCTGCTCACCGCGGACGCCGGCGACGTCACCCTGCTGGAGGCATCGTGA